The genomic DNA TGCGCATTGTGCTGAAGTTCGTCATCGACTGCGACGCCGACGCGGCATGGCGCGCGCTGCACTCACCCAGGGCCGTCGCCGAGCTCTATGGGCCGTTCGTCGACATGCAGCCGCTTGCCCCGCTCCCCACGAGCTGGGTCTCCGGCGACAGTGCGGGTGTCGGCCTTTACCTCGGTGGGCTCATCCCCATGGGCCGGCAGCTCATTGCGATCAGCGACCGCGAAACCGAAGACGCAAACGGCCCCGTCCGCATTTTTCGAGACAGCGGGATGCCGCTCACCGGCCCCCTCGCAACCCTCGACGTGTGGGATCACCAAATGGCGATCTCAGCCGTTCCCGGCGACCCGTCGAAGAGCATCTGGCGCGACCGCCTCGTGATTCGCGGCGCTATCGCACCACTCATGTGGCCGGTCATGTGGGCCGCGTGGCAGTGGCGCTCCATTCGCATTCGCGCGCTTGCCCCGACGTGGCGCGATCGCACCGAGTAGTCACCTACACCGGTACTGCACGGGATGCCGCGGCCAGCTCTGCTGCGACCGCATCCGCTCCTTCGGCGACGAGGCCGGCGGTGACACGCACGAAGTCTCCGCTGCTCCCCCGCGCGGCCACGAAGGATGAGCCACCCGCAACGGCGATGCCCGCCGCCGCCAAGTGCACAAGGGCCGCTCTTTCTTGCAGAACGGGGAGCCACAGGTTGACGCCGTCAGGAGTGGGCACATCGATTCCTTGTCGTGCGAGGGCGCGCACGACGGCAGCAACCCGGTCACGGTAGGTGAGGCGCGCGCGAGCGACAGCCCGCGCCGAGTCATCGTCGGTGAGCAGTTCCCAGAGCACGTTTTGCAGCAGGCGTGATGTCCAGCCGGGCCCGAGCATGCGGCGAGCGATGACCCGTTCGATGAGCCACGTTGGTCCGCCGACCGCCGCGATTCGAAGGTCGGGCCCGTGCGACTTCGAATAGCTGCGAACATGCACAACCTGCTCGGGTAGCCAGGTGGCGAGCGTCACATCGGGCGCCATCGAAATCGCACCCGAGTGGTCATCTTCGACAATGACGATTCGTTCACCATCGCGGGCGGCTCCGATGACGTCGGCGAGCGCGCCGGCACGCTCCGCGGTCATCGATGCGCCGGTGGGGTTCTGCGCCCGAGGCTGGATGATCACTGCGGCCGGGCGGAGCGCGAGCGAATGTGCCAAGGAGCGGGGCACAATCCCCTCTTCGTCGAGTTCCACAGTGACCGCCTCGCCACCGAGAGCTTCAACGAGATCAAAAAAGTAGGGAAATCCTGGAGATTCAACGACGACACGGTCGCCGAATTTCACTATCTGTTCGAGCACGCGCGAAATCCCGTCGAGCGCGCCATCAACCACGGTGATGCTTTCAGCGGGAACGGGCCATGTCCCTTGCAGAACAGCTGCGAGCTCCGGCAGCACCGGCAGATCGTGATACCTACCGGTCTCAGCGCGCGGCGTTACCCGCGCAAACACCGGTCCAAGAGGCGGCAGTAGCAGGGGGTCGGGGGTGCCGAGCGAAAGATCGAACCCTGTGCTCTCGCCGCGTGCGCTCAGCCCCTGTACGCGGGGCGTCAACCAGTCGCGGCGCGTCGTTCTCACGAAGGTGCCGGCTCGCCCACGAGACACGATCAGACCAGTGCGGGTAAGCGCCTGCCATGCAGCGCTTACGGTCGCCGGGCTCACGGCGAGGTCAGCCGCGATATCGCGAACGGTCGGCAGGCGGTCACCCGGCGCAAGCACCCCTTCGCTGATGAGGCGGGCCAGCACCCCCGCGATTCCCTGGGGAGTGCGGTCCGAAAACTCGACGTCGATTGCCACGCACACCTGCCTCTCAGTGCGCGCCAGGCTTTACCACCGCGTCACAGGCCGAAACCGAAGAGAAATGTTCAGAGAGAAAGATAACAGAACGGGGCCGACCTACCGGTTCGCACACCGGTCCCCGTCTCAGCAAGGGTTCTCCCCACACTGACGGAGGCAACCATGACGACGGTACGCGCAGCAATCACGCAGACGACCTGGACTGGCGACAAAGAGTCGATGCTCGACAAGCACGAGCAATTCGCTCGGGATGCCGCGGCGGCAGGTGCCGAGATCATCTGTTTTCAAGAGCTCTTTTACGGCCCGTATTTCGGTATTACGCAAGATAAGAAGTACTACCGATACGCCGAGCCGGCCGATGGGCCCATCGTGCAGCGGTTCGCCGCTCTTGCAAAAGAGCTGCACATGGTCATGATTTTGCCGATCTACGAAGAAGAGCAGACCGGCGTTTACTACAACACCGCGGTCGTCGTCGATGCCGACGGCACGATTCTCGGGTCGTACCGTAAGCACCACATTCCGCACGTGGAGAAGTTCTGGGAAAAGTTCTACTTTCGCCCTGGCAACATCGGGTACCCGGTCTTCGACACCGCCGTCGGCAAGGTGGGCGTCATTATTTGCTACGACCGCCACTTCCCCGAAGCGTGGCGCGAGCTCGGGTTGAACGGCGCACACCTCGCTTTCAACCCGAATGCTACAAAGCCCGGCCTCTCCAACCGCCTGTGGGAAGTGGAGCAGCCAGCGGCCGCTGTGGCGAACGGATATTTCGTTCTTGCCCCCAACCGCGTGGGCCGCGAAGACAACGAATACGGCGATGAGGCTGTGACTTTCTACGGCACGAGTCAGATTGTTGACCCGCGCGGCAACTATGTGGGCGACCTTGGCTCGGGCACCGACGAAGAGATCATCATCCGCGATCTCAACATGGACCTCGTTCAGGAGATGCGTGACGACTGGCAGTTCTACCGTGACCGCCGGCCGGACTCCTACGGCGAAATCACCGCACCGTAAGCCCCCAGAAAGCACCCAGAGGAGCAATCATGACTACGACCCTCATTACCGGCGGAACCGTTGTCTCGGCAACGGGACGTTCGCACGCCGATGTGCTGCTTGACGGAGACAAGATCGCGGCGGTGCTGCGCCCAGGTTCAGAACTGCTCGGCACCGACCTGCTGGCATCCGTTGATCGAGTGATCGATGCGAGCGGCAAGTACGTCATTCCCGGCGGCATCGATGCGCACACTCACATGCAGTTGCCATTTGGCGGGACCGCCGCAAGCGACACGTTCGAGACGGGCACGCGCGCAGCCGCGTGGGGCGGCACGACCACGATCGTCGACTTCGCTGTCCAGACCTACGGCGAGCGCGTCGAAGAGGGCCTCGCGAAATGGCATGAGCTCGCGGCGGGCAACTGCGCCATCGACTACGGCTTTCACCAGATCATCGGCGGCGTCGATGACAACTCGCTCGCAATGATGCCGAAGCTGATCGATGAGGGCATCACGAGCTTCAAAATGTTCATGGCCTATCCCGGTGTCTTCTACTCCGATGACGCGAAGATCCTGAAGGCCATGCAGGTCGCCGCCGACACCGGGCTTCTCACGATGATGCACGCCGAAAATGGTCCGGTCATCGACGTTTTGGCCGAACAACTGATCGCGGCGGGCAAGACCGACCCGTACAACCACGGACTCGCGCGCGTCTGGCAGGCCGAAGAAGAAGCAACTCATCGCGCGATCATGCTCGGCAACATCACCGGCGCCCCGCTCTACATCGTGCACGTGAGCGCAAGACAGGCCGTTGAGCAGTTGGCGCTCGCTCGAGACCGAGGGCAGAACGTCTTCGGCGAAACGTGCCCGCAGTACCTGTATTTGTCGCTCGAAGAGCAGCTGGGCGCGTCGAGCGAGGAATGGGGCTCGTTCGAGGGCGCGAAGTGGGTCTGTTCCACGCCGCTGCGCTCTCGTGCCGAGGGCCACCAAGACCACATGTGGCGAGCTCTTCGCACCAACGACCTACAAATGGTGTCGACCGACCACTGCCCGTTCTGCATGAAGGGGCAAAAAGAACTCGGTCTCGGAGACTTCCGAAAGATTCCGAACGGCATCGGTTCTGTCGAACACCGCCTCGACCTCATGTATCAAGGGGTCGTCACGGGCGAAATCACCCTCGAGCGCTGGGTCGAACTCACCTCGACCACGCCCGCGCGCATGTTCGGGATGTACGGCAAAAAGGGCGTTATCCAGCCCGGCGCCGATGGCGACGTCGTGATCTACGACCCCAACGGGCACACGTCGATCGGTTACGACAAGACGCACCACATGAACATGGATCACTCCGCCTGGGAGGGGTTCGAAATCGATGGACACGTCGACACCGTGATCTCCAAAGGCAAGGTCATCGTGGATAACAACGAGTACCTCGGCGCCAAGGGCGATGGCGCGTTCATCAAGCGCGGCCTCAGCCAGTACCTGATTTAAGGAACCCCATGGACTTCGGAGTCGTTCTTCAAACCAACCCGCCGGCAGCGCGGACAATCCAGCTCGCAACTCTCGCCGAAGCGCACGGTTTCAGTCACGTGTGGACCTTCGACTCGCACCTGTTGTGGGAAGAGCCCTACGTCATCCACTCCGCGATTCTCGCCGCCACTCGCCGCATCACCGTCGGCCCGTTCGTGACGAACCCGGCGACTCGCGATTGGACAGTGACGGCATCCGTTTTCGCCACGCTCAATGAGATGTATGGCAACCGCACGATCTGCGGAATCGGTCGGGGCGACTCTGCCGTGCGCGTGACGAACGGCAAGCCCGTCACGATGCGGGAGCTTCGCGAGTCGGTGCACGTCATTCGCGAACTCGGAAACTCGCGCGCCGTCGAATACAACGGTGCGACGGTGCAGTTTCCCTGGAGCCACGGCTCCGAACTCGACGTGTGGGTGGCGGCCTACGGCCCCATGGCGCTGAAACTCACCGGCGAAGTCGGTGACGGATTCATCTTGCAGCTTGCCGATCTCGACATCGCGGAGTGGATGATCAAGGTCGTGAAGGATGCCGCGGCCGCCGCCGGACGTGACCCCGAATCGATCGCGTTCTGCGTTGCCGCCCCGATGTACATCGGCAACGACCGGCAGCACATGCGGGACCAGTGCCGCTGGTTCGGTGGCATGGTGGGCAACCACGTCGCCGACATCGTGGCCAAATACGGCACCGACAGCGATGTTCCGCAGGCCCTCACCGACTACATCGCTGGGCGTCAGGGCTACGACTACAACAGCCACGGCAAAGCCGACAACGACCACGTCGATTTCGTACCCGACGACATCATCGACCGCTTCTGCCTGCTCGGCACCGCCGAAGAGCACATCGAAAAGCTCGAGAAGCTTCGCGCAATCGGTGTCACGCAGTTCGCCGGATACCTGCAGCACGACAACAAAGAAGAAACCATGCGCGTCTACGGTGAGACCGTCATTCCCGCCCTCGGTGAAAGCGTGACGGCTACGTCATGACATCGCGTTGGCGAGCAGTGGTGTGGGGCGCGCTCGGCGTCATCGCCGTCGTCGCGCTGTGGGAGCTGTACAAGTGGGCGGGTCCGGCCGATGGCGTCGTGATCGGCAGCGAGCGCGATGGGTTACGAATCCTGCCCCGAACGCATGACCGGGCGATGCCCCATGTGTGGGTCATGGTCGCTCGCCTGTTCGAAGCGACGAGCGGCGCTTCGACACCACCGCTCTGGCTGACTGTCGTCGGTGGCATGGTCACGACCCTCGGCATCGCGGCGGTCGGCTGGCTCATCGGTGTGGTGGTCGGGATGCTGTTCGCGCTTCTCATGCAGCGGTGGCGTCTTGCGGAGTGGGGGCTTCTGCCCTGGATCGTCGTCTCGCAAACAGTGCCGCTCATCGCTTTCGCGCCGCTCGTGTCGCGAATCGGCTCACAGATCGATCGAAACGTCATGCCATGGCCAGACTGGCTGTCGGTGGCGATCATCGCCTCGTACCTCGCGTTCTTCCCCGTTGCAGTCGGAGCCCTTCGAGGACTCAGCTCCCCGGATGCAATCCACAGCGACCTGATGCGAAGCTACGGCGCAAGCTACCTCCAGACGCTTCGCCAATTGCGGCTCCCGGCCGCCGTTCCCTATCTGTTGCCAGCCCTTCGGCTCGCCGCGGCAAACGCCGTTGTTGGCGCTGTCGTTGCCGAAGTGTCTATCGGCATGCGGGGCGGGCTCGGGCGCATGCTGCTGCAGATGGCCCAGTCTGCCTCTGCTGACCCGGCCCTCCCCTGGGCTCCAATATTTGGCGCCGTCGTGCTCGGGCTCGTGGCCGCGGGTTCGGTTGCGCTCCTTGGCGCCACCCTCACGAAATACCGCCGCGGAGAGGCCACAGCATGACCGATTCCCCCCAACCCAGCTCCACTCCCGCTGTTCACGCAAGCGGACTCGAGAGAGTATTCGGGGCAAAAGACAGTCCCGTGCACGCGCTGAGCGAGATCGACATGACGGTTGGTGCCGGCGAATTCGTCTCGCTCATCGGTCCGTCCGGATGCGGCAAGTCGACCCTCATGCGTTTGATCGCTGACCTCGATGCCCCCACTGCGGGAACCCTCGAAGTGTTCGGCAAGACCCCGAGCGGTGCCCGCATAGACCAGGACTACGGCATCGCTTTTCAGCAGGCGGGCCTTCTGCCCTGGCGAACAGTGCTGCAAAATATCGCGCTGCCGCTCGAACTGCATGGCGTTCCGGCAGCCGAGCGCCTCGCGCGAGCGAAAGACCTGGCCGAGATGGTGAGCCTCAGCGACTTCGGCGGGCGCTACCCGGATGAGCTTTCGGGCGGCATGCAGCAGCGAGTTGCCATCGCACGCGCGCTCGCGACGAAACCACGCCTGCTTTTGATGGACGAGCCGTTCGGCGCTCTCGATGAGATGACGCGTGAGCGGATGCAGACCGAACTCATCCGAATCGCGGCGGAGACCGGCGCCGCTGTCGTCTTTGTCACCCACTCCATTCCCGAAGCCGTCTATCTCTCCGATCGCGTCGTCGTGATGTCGCCGCGACCGGGGCGCATCACCGACGTCATCGATATTCCGTTCGGGCTCGACCGTGGCGAGGGGCTTCGCGAATCTCCCGCGTACTTCGAGCGAGTCACGGCCGTGCGCGAGGCACTCCACGGCGCTCCCACGGCGAGAGCGAACGAGCGATGACCTCCGCCATCGCTACCGAGCGTTTTGCCCGGGTGGCGGCCCCCGTCGTCGTCGGTATCGCCCTCCTTGCGACGTGGTGGGTGGCATCGGGTATTCCGCTCGGCCGCACTCAGCTGATTCCGAGTCCGGTTGAGGTGAT from Microbacterium endophyticum includes the following:
- a CDS encoding TIGR03842 family LLM class F420-dependent oxidoreductase gives rise to the protein MDFGVVLQTNPPAARTIQLATLAEAHGFSHVWTFDSHLLWEEPYVIHSAILAATRRITVGPFVTNPATRDWTVTASVFATLNEMYGNRTICGIGRGDSAVRVTNGKPVTMRELRESVHVIRELGNSRAVEYNGATVQFPWSHGSELDVWVAAYGPMALKLTGEVGDGFILQLADLDIAEWMIKVVKDAAAAAGRDPESIAFCVAAPMYIGNDRQHMRDQCRWFGGMVGNHVADIVAKYGTDSDVPQALTDYIAGRQGYDYNSHGKADNDHVDFVPDDIIDRFCLLGTAEEHIEKLEKLRAIGVTQFAGYLQHDNKEETMRVYGETVIPALGESVTATS
- a CDS encoding ABC transporter ATP-binding protein; its protein translation is MTDSPQPSSTPAVHASGLERVFGAKDSPVHALSEIDMTVGAGEFVSLIGPSGCGKSTLMRLIADLDAPTAGTLEVFGKTPSGARIDQDYGIAFQQAGLLPWRTVLQNIALPLELHGVPAAERLARAKDLAEMVSLSDFGGRYPDELSGGMQQRVAIARALATKPRLLLMDEPFGALDEMTRERMQTELIRIAAETGAAVVFVTHSIPEAVYLSDRVVVMSPRPGRITDVIDIPFGLDRGEGLRESPAYFERVTAVREALHGAPTARANER
- the hydA gene encoding dihydropyrimidinase yields the protein MTTTLITGGTVVSATGRSHADVLLDGDKIAAVLRPGSELLGTDLLASVDRVIDASGKYVIPGGIDAHTHMQLPFGGTAASDTFETGTRAAAWGGTTTIVDFAVQTYGERVEEGLAKWHELAAGNCAIDYGFHQIIGGVDDNSLAMMPKLIDEGITSFKMFMAYPGVFYSDDAKILKAMQVAADTGLLTMMHAENGPVIDVLAEQLIAAGKTDPYNHGLARVWQAEEEATHRAIMLGNITGAPLYIVHVSARQAVEQLALARDRGQNVFGETCPQYLYLSLEEQLGASSEEWGSFEGAKWVCSTPLRSRAEGHQDHMWRALRTNDLQMVSTDHCPFCMKGQKELGLGDFRKIPNGIGSVEHRLDLMYQGVVTGEITLERWVELTSTTPARMFGMYGKKGVIQPGADGDVVIYDPNGHTSIGYDKTHHMNMDHSAWEGFEIDGHVDTVISKGKVIVDNNEYLGAKGDGAFIKRGLSQYLI
- a CDS encoding PLP-dependent aminotransferase family protein, with the protein product MAIDVEFSDRTPQGIAGVLARLISEGVLAPGDRLPTVRDIAADLAVSPATVSAAWQALTRTGLIVSRGRAGTFVRTTRRDWLTPRVQGLSARGESTGFDLSLGTPDPLLLPPLGPVFARVTPRAETGRYHDLPVLPELAAVLQGTWPVPAESITVVDGALDGISRVLEQIVKFGDRVVVESPGFPYFFDLVEALGGEAVTVELDEEGIVPRSLAHSLALRPAAVIIQPRAQNPTGASMTAERAGALADVIGAARDGERIVIVEDDHSGAISMAPDVTLATWLPEQVVHVRSYSKSHGPDLRIAAVGGPTWLIERVIARRMLGPGWTSRLLQNVLWELLTDDDSARAVARARLTYRDRVAAVVRALARQGIDVPTPDGVNLWLPVLQERAALVHLAAAGIAVAGGSSFVAARGSSGDFVRVTAGLVAEGADAVAAELAAASRAVPV
- a CDS encoding nitrilase-related carbon-nitrogen hydrolase → MTTVRAAITQTTWTGDKESMLDKHEQFARDAAAAGAEIICFQELFYGPYFGITQDKKYYRYAEPADGPIVQRFAALAKELHMVMILPIYEEEQTGVYYNTAVVVDADGTILGSYRKHHIPHVEKFWEKFYFRPGNIGYPVFDTAVGKVGVIICYDRHFPEAWRELGLNGAHLAFNPNATKPGLSNRLWEVEQPAAAVANGYFVLAPNRVGREDNEYGDEAVTFYGTSQIVDPRGNYVGDLGSGTDEEIIIRDLNMDLVQEMRDDWQFYRDRRPDSYGEITAP
- a CDS encoding ABC transporter permease, which translates into the protein MTSRWRAVVWGALGVIAVVALWELYKWAGPADGVVIGSERDGLRILPRTHDRAMPHVWVMVARLFEATSGASTPPLWLTVVGGMVTTLGIAAVGWLIGVVVGMLFALLMQRWRLAEWGLLPWIVVSQTVPLIAFAPLVSRIGSQIDRNVMPWPDWLSVAIIASYLAFFPVAVGALRGLSSPDAIHSDLMRSYGASYLQTLRQLRLPAAVPYLLPALRLAAANAVVGAVVAEVSIGMRGGLGRMLLQMAQSASADPALPWAPIFGAVVLGLVAAGSVALLGATLTKYRRGEATA